The following coding sequences lie in one Silvanigrella aquatica genomic window:
- a CDS encoding methyl-accepting chemotaxis protein: MNDANAKILENNLESILSHFVTSEKNVDELSSSLAKIEKMIFTVRDISTKTDLLSLNASIEAVRAGQSGKGFAVVADEVARLAEKTQDSISEIETAVDSFKDGFENFKEFFLKSKELIKDVVDKNK; encoded by the coding sequence ATGAATGATGCAAATGCAAAAATCCTAGAGAATAATTTAGAATCTATTCTTTCGCATTTTGTAACCTCAGAAAAAAATGTTGATGAACTTTCATCTTCATTGGCTAAAATTGAAAAAATGATTTTTACAGTCAGGGATATCTCTACGAAAACAGATCTTCTATCGCTCAATGCATCTATAGAAGCTGTTCGCGCAGGGCAATCGGGCAAAGGATTTGCCGTGGTTGCTGATGAAGTGGCTCGCTTAGCTGAAAAAACACAAGATTCTATTTCTGAAATTGAAACGGCAGTGGATTCATTCAAAGATGGATTTGAAAATTTTAAAGAGTTTTTTTTAAAATCTAAAGAATTAATTAAAGATGTTGTTGATAAAAACAAATAA
- a CDS encoding protoglobin domain-containing protein → MKNTVEFEEFSKNYINEHHNSKIEEALNFDENKKIIAQSLNLIIKENIEIVVQKFYNFNLNNARAMKYFVSKSEVDRLVEINKKYFPYLFSGPFDDAYYLEKIKIGYAHYMRNIPGNIYLASLGNLKLILNKLWSEKISEKDDIIEAQSITSDILFIEIYFTLNTYYSFAELNFQNERNRVNEILDHVQDGYFIINKNLEIGSAVSKSCFEIFSLDISGKKIDQVCIDLKMSKHDVIILCIKQYFENIFNIDSIFSMLPDIVEIFNGKTIKLKYTSILDKNKNPEKMIICAIDITEQIKIQQNIKDTYEKNLTLIQIIKHKNEFENFLKFISIKNILLLECADSKECKILLHEYKNEFSKFLLSKIASFINNLELELIEKEKIENFNAKDFFSISCCMISDMLKKFLEENYEVLGIST, encoded by the coding sequence ATGAAAAACACAGTAGAATTTGAGGAATTTTCAAAAAATTATATTAATGAACATCATAATTCTAAAATCGAGGAAGCATTAAACTTCGATGAAAATAAAAAGATAATTGCACAAAGTTTAAACCTTATAATTAAAGAAAATATTGAAATAGTTGTACAAAAATTTTATAATTTTAATTTAAATAACGCTAGAGCAATGAAATATTTTGTCTCAAAATCTGAAGTTGACCGCTTAGTCGAAATTAATAAAAAATATTTTCCTTATTTATTTTCAGGACCATTTGATGATGCCTACTATCTAGAAAAAATTAAAATAGGTTATGCACATTACATGAGAAATATTCCTGGTAATATTTATTTAGCTTCTTTAGGAAATTTAAAACTTATTTTAAATAAACTTTGGTCAGAAAAAATTTCGGAAAAAGACGATATAATTGAAGCTCAATCAATTACGAGCGATATATTATTTATAGAAATTTACTTTACTCTCAACACATATTATTCTTTTGCTGAATTGAATTTTCAAAATGAAAGGAATAGGGTTAATGAAATTTTAGATCATGTTCAAGATGGATATTTTATTATTAATAAAAATCTTGAAATTGGCTCAGCTGTTTCAAAATCATGCTTTGAAATATTTTCATTAGATATTTCAGGAAAAAAAATTGATCAAGTCTGTATTGATCTTAAAATGTCAAAACATGATGTTATTATTCTTTGTATAAAACAATATTTTGAGAATATTTTTAATATTGATTCTATATTTTCAATGCTTCCCGATATTGTAGAAATTTTCAATGGGAAAACAATAAAGCTTAAGTACACATCAATTTTAGATAAAAATAAAAATCCTGAAAAAATGATTATATGCGCTATTGATATTACTGAACAAATTAAAATTCAACAAAACATAAAAGATACTTATGAAAAAAATTTAACTCTTATTCAAATTATTAAACATAAAAATGAATTTGAAAATTTTCTAAAGTTCATTTCGATTAAAAATATTTTACTTTTAGAATGCGCTGATTCTAAGGAATGTAAAATTTTACTGCATGAATATAAAAATGAATTTTCAAAATTTTTGTTAAGTAAAATAGCTTCTTTTATTAATAATTTAGAATTAGAACTCATTGAAAAAGAAAAAATTGAAAATTTTAACGCAAAGGATTTCTTTTCAATTTCATGCTGCATGATATCGGATATGTTGAAGAAGTTTTTAGAAGAAAATTATGAAGTCTTAGGAATATCTACTTAA
- a CDS encoding dipeptide epimerase produces MKVVDVKIGKIKIPLKKPFKTALRTVYFAEDIVIKLITQSGFIGFGSAAPTVAITGDSCDSIVSCLFKNLKPKIIGCDISNIEKIMTSLHSGLVHNTSALAAVDMAIYDLYAQSLNLPLYKLLGGYRNLIFTCLTISVNSPEVMVADSLVALEEGFSDLKLKLGINPAQDLDRVKAVRMAVGNKVKISVDANQAWSAKYAVRMIQKFEDLGLNIEFVEQPVKAKKLSDLCYVTENVHTDILADESVFSAYDAFQIAKYRAADLINIKLAKAGGIYNAIKILHVAEASDIECLVGCMLESQIAVTAAAHFAASQKSIVRCDLDPPALLAENPVVGGAYLDGNTLTLPDSPGLGIKEILDFELIR; encoded by the coding sequence TTGAAAGTTGTTGATGTCAAAATCGGCAAAATAAAAATACCGCTTAAAAAGCCCTTTAAAACAGCTTTGCGTACGGTTTATTTTGCTGAAGACATCGTTATAAAACTGATAACCCAATCGGGTTTCATTGGTTTTGGCAGTGCTGCTCCTACCGTCGCTATCACAGGTGATTCCTGCGATTCTATTGTCTCTTGTTTATTTAAAAATTTAAAACCAAAAATTATCGGTTGTGACATTTCTAATATTGAAAAAATAATGACTTCACTGCACTCAGGTCTTGTTCATAATACCTCTGCTTTAGCGGCGGTAGATATGGCAATATATGACCTTTATGCGCAGTCTTTAAATTTACCACTTTATAAATTGCTTGGTGGATACCGCAATTTGATTTTTACGTGTCTCACTATAAGTGTGAACTCCCCAGAGGTCATGGTCGCCGATTCTCTTGTTGCACTTGAAGAAGGATTTTCCGATTTAAAGTTGAAACTGGGTATTAATCCTGCGCAAGATTTAGACAGGGTTAAAGCGGTTCGTATGGCGGTAGGAAATAAAGTTAAAATAAGCGTCGATGCCAATCAGGCTTGGTCTGCGAAATATGCTGTGCGTATGATACAAAAGTTTGAAGATTTGGGACTGAATATTGAATTTGTCGAGCAGCCTGTGAAAGCAAAAAAACTATCCGATCTTTGTTACGTTACTGAAAATGTTCATACTGATATCCTCGCCGATGAATCCGTTTTTTCAGCGTACGATGCCTTTCAAATTGCAAAATATAGAGCGGCCGACTTAATAAATATCAAACTTGCTAAAGCAGGCGGTATTTATAATGCGATAAAAATACTTCATGTGGCAGAAGCGTCAGATATTGAATGTCTTGTGGGATGTATGTTGGAAAGTCAAATTGCCGTAACAGCGGCCGCGCATTTTGCGGCATCGCAAAAATCAATTGTGCGGTGTGATTTAGATCCGCCCGCACTTTTAGCAGAAAATCCCGTTGTGGGAGGCGCTTATCTTGATGGGAATACTCTTACGTTACCTGATTCGCCTGGGTTAGGAATAAAAGAAATTCTTGATTTCGAATTAATCCGTTAA
- a CDS encoding chemotaxis protein CheA, with the protein MEFNEELLQIFKEESADLIERSRDKLENFFTSQNKVEYFQDILRVIHTIKGNAGTIGYNELKKYAHDLETSLLEFKNHEELIGSNVTDRLNKFFDHVESLVNGEIQETPQIETEISHAEFGFFDKNDSSDSTESTPVLSPSQIMNSNDNSNKSNEIKDKKESKIEKSSSDFIRVPTEKIQKNFDIISEIFLIRNQMRYLVEKKYNDNLNSDVFFQDWEILDNSLRKGIGELESIVMSMRMTPIKSLLRRMEKTVRSYLDVNTDKSIIVNIEGEDVEIDKKIIDSLAEPLIHLTRNAMDHGIESIEERKILGKNPQAVIKFSISIIANEAILIVSDDGRGIDENKVMQSAIKKGLNVSNVTTKEEMINLIFLPGFSTVEIVSDVSGRGIGMEAVKTYVESIGGSISIKTEIHKGTQFILRLPLGMSVVPVIIAKSNEHKFAILNSEVLELKKISPSEIVKNGDENYYKRGHEFIPCFNIENSLFSYLKNVSYITDKKEKLSICIIGQSGKLIAIQIGEFVENAEIVIKEYPANAPKFQYVSGISILATGEPTFVISLNKYCESIAKMPNLKFGDA; encoded by the coding sequence ATGGAATTTAATGAAGAATTATTACAAATATTTAAAGAAGAAAGTGCTGACTTAATTGAAAGAAGCAGAGATAAGTTAGAAAATTTTTTTACTTCTCAAAATAAGGTCGAATATTTTCAAGATATATTAAGAGTTATTCATACTATAAAGGGAAATGCGGGCACAATTGGTTATAATGAACTCAAAAAATATGCACATGATTTGGAAACGTCGCTTCTGGAATTTAAAAATCATGAAGAATTAATTGGAAGTAATGTCACAGATCGTTTAAATAAGTTTTTTGACCACGTAGAAAGTTTAGTTAATGGAGAAATTCAAGAAACTCCACAAATTGAAACTGAAATATCCCACGCTGAATTCGGATTTTTTGATAAAAATGACTCCTCTGATTCTACTGAGTCCACTCCCGTATTATCACCTTCTCAAATAATGAATTCAAATGATAATTCTAATAAATCAAATGAAATTAAGGATAAAAAAGAAAGTAAAATTGAAAAATCTTCTTCAGATTTTATTAGAGTTCCAACTGAAAAAATTCAAAAAAATTTCGATATTATTTCCGAAATATTTTTGATTAGAAATCAAATGAGATATCTTGTAGAAAAAAAATATAACGACAATTTAAATTCTGATGTGTTTTTTCAAGATTGGGAAATATTAGATAATTCGTTACGTAAAGGAATTGGTGAACTTGAGAGTATTGTTATGTCGATGCGTATGACACCAATAAAAAGTTTACTGCGTCGTATGGAAAAGACAGTGCGTAGCTATCTAGATGTGAATACTGATAAAAGTATAATTGTTAATATTGAGGGAGAGGATGTAGAAATTGATAAAAAAATTATTGACTCTTTAGCGGAGCCTCTCATTCATTTAACCCGTAATGCCATGGATCATGGTATTGAATCTATTGAAGAGAGAAAAATTTTAGGAAAAAATCCTCAAGCTGTTATTAAATTTTCAATAAGTATTATAGCAAACGAAGCAATACTTATTGTGAGTGATGACGGACGTGGCATAGATGAAAATAAAGTTATGCAATCAGCAATTAAAAAAGGCTTAAATGTTTCAAATGTTACAACAAAAGAAGAAATGATTAATTTAATTTTTTTACCTGGGTTTAGCACAGTCGAAATAGTCAGCGATGTTTCTGGTCGTGGCATTGGCATGGAAGCTGTAAAAACCTATGTAGAAAGTATTGGTGGAAGTATATCAATTAAAACAGAGATACATAAAGGAACTCAATTTATATTAAGGCTTCCCTTAGGTATGTCTGTGGTTCCTGTAATTATTGCAAAATCAAATGAGCATAAGTTTGCTATTTTGAATAGTGAAGTATTGGAATTAAAAAAAATTTCGCCATCTGAAATTGTTAAAAATGGGGATGAGAATTATTATAAACGAGGTCATGAATTTATTCCTTGTTTTAATATTGAAAATAGCTTATTTTCCTATCTAAAAAATGTTTCATATATTACAGATAAAAAAGAAAAACTTTCTATTTGTATTATTGGACAATCTGGGAAATTAATTGCTATTCAAATTGGTGAATTTGTTGAAAATGCAGAAATCGTAATTAAAGAGTATCCTGCAAATGCCCCAAAATTTCAATACGTTTCTGGTATCTCTATTTTAGCAACGGGTGAGCCTACATTTGTAATATCGCTAAATAAATACTGTGAAAGCATTGCAAAAATGCCAAATTTAAAATTTGGAGATGCTTAA
- a CDS encoding MBL fold metallo-hydrolase, translating to MLIKTLYDENNCKWVMFGRDPQKKSSVIDTNEYAIIVNNEAILLDPGGIEVFPAVLTSMSEIIDIKSIKIYLCSHQDPDIMSSLPLWLGLTPQAKVYMSWLWSGFIAHFGGEYVKNFVLLEDEGQSIEFNQKRFEFIPAHYCHSSGNFHFFDPQSRIFFTGDMGAALVPVDYPTVVEDFKEHVRYMEKFHQRWMPSNEAKNRWVNRVRRLNPTMLCPQHGSIFTGENVKNFLDWIEDLDVGKAR from the coding sequence ATGCTCATAAAGACATTATACGATGAAAATAACTGTAAATGGGTTATGTTTGGCCGTGATCCTCAAAAAAAATCAAGTGTTATTGATACCAATGAATATGCTATTATTGTCAATAATGAAGCTATATTGCTTGATCCTGGAGGAATAGAGGTTTTTCCAGCAGTTCTTACGTCAATGTCTGAAATAATTGATATTAAAAGTATTAAAATTTATTTGTGTAGTCATCAGGATCCCGACATAATGTCTTCTTTGCCTTTATGGTTAGGTTTAACACCGCAGGCAAAAGTTTATATGTCATGGCTTTGGAGCGGATTTATTGCACATTTTGGCGGTGAATATGTAAAAAACTTTGTTCTTTTAGAGGATGAAGGTCAATCCATCGAATTTAATCAAAAAAGATTTGAATTTATTCCTGCTCATTATTGTCATTCGTCAGGAAACTTTCATTTTTTTGATCCGCAATCACGTATTTTCTTTACAGGTGACATGGGTGCAGCTCTTGTCCCCGTCGATTATCCAACAGTGGTTGAAGATTTTAAAGAACATGTTCGATATATGGAGAAGTTTCATCAAAGATGGATGCCATCGAATGAAGCCAAAAATCGCTGGGTCAATCGCGTGAGAAGGTTGAATCCAACTATGTTATGTCCTCAACATGGCTCCATTTTTACAGGGGAAAATGTAAAAAACTTTTTAGATTGGATTGAAGATTTAGATGTTGGGAAAGCAAGATAA
- a CDS encoding HU family DNA-binding protein: MVKSELIEILSSKADVTAPQAEELINMFFDTISEALTEDGRVEIRGFGAFTVRKYKSYDGRNPKTGERIEVPEKKLPFWKTGLELRQRVDGLG, encoded by the coding sequence ATGGTAAAAAGTGAACTAATCGAAATCCTTTCTTCTAAGGCAGATGTTACTGCACCTCAGGCAGAAGAACTTATCAACATGTTTTTTGATACAATTTCTGAGGCACTTACTGAGGATGGCCGTGTTGAAATCCGCGGTTTTGGCGCTTTTACTGTTCGTAAATACAAATCTTACGATGGGCGTAATCCGAAAACAGGTGAAAGGATAGAGGTACCAGAAAAGAAACTTCCTTTCTGGAAAACAGGGCTTGAGTTACGGCAACGTGTGGATGGCTTAGGTTGA